A portion of the Malassezia japonica chromosome 3, complete sequence genome contains these proteins:
- a CDS encoding uncharacterized protein (EggNog:ENOG503NY9E; TransMembrane:3 (n79-87c93/94o109-126i209-228o234-253i); COG:U), producing MSGMRMIPRHEHPAPTSGMDDMSGMSMSDMSGMSGMSGMSGMSGMSGMSGMSSSMGASSTGMGDMGDMHGMHGMDGMDGSCGMSMLFNWKVVGTCLLSPSWVITDEAKFAGSCVGLAFWAMLTELIRRWAREYDRYIMASATQSLLVEKEKYPEEFAQQNFLGNLAAEQSRREATKSSGLGRYLGMAFNPAHVMNPQPLRLRPTLIQQAIRSILYAITFTSAYLIMLVVMSYNAYIFISVILGTMIGHFVSTWDTLGAVSPSVLETNQNVRYMSSNRSPSDGTVNAQPEFGKVPPAMSAAPTATHLPSEGEAARVDAAPVPAIETANLYTNERTAEVNQVGSSYHSHMGIC from the exons ATGAGTGGCATGCGTATGATCCCCAGGCATGAGCACCCTGCCCCCACAAGTGGCATGGACGACATGAGCGGCATGAGCATGAGTGACATGAGCGGCATGAGCGGCATGAGCGGCATGAGCGGCATGAGCGGCATGAGCGGCATGAGCGGCATGAGCAGCAGCATGggtgcgtcgagcaccggtATGGGCGACATGGGCGACATGCACGGCATGCACGGCATGGATGGTATGGACGGCTCGTGCGGTATGAGCATGCT CTTTAACTGGAAGGTGGTTGGAACGTGTCTCCTCTCCCCCTCTTGGGTAATTACCGACGAGGCCAAGTTTGCCGGATCGTGTGTCGGCCTTGCATTCTGGGCGATGCTCACCGAGCTAATCCGCCGCTGGGCGCGCGAGTACGACCGCTACATTATGGCTTCGGCGACCCAGTCTCTGCTGGTCGAGAAGGAAAAGTACCCCGAAGAGTTTGCGCAGCAAAACTTCCTCGGCAATCTTGCTGCTGAGCAgagccgccgcgaggcgaccAAGTCCTCCGGCCTTGGCCGCTACCTCGGCATGGCGTTCAACCCTGCCCATGTGATGAACCCTCAGCCTCTCCGTCTGCGCCCCACGTTGATCCAGCAGGCGATCCGTTCGATTTTGTACGCGATTACCTTTACGAGCGCCTACCTGATCATGCTGGTTGTCATGTCGTACAATGCGTACATCTTCATCTCGGTGATTCTCGGCACGATGATCGGCCACTTTGTCTCGACGTGggacacgctcggcgcggtctCCCCCAGTGTGCTCGAGACGAACCAAAACGTGCGCTACATGTCCTCGAACCGCTCGCCTTCCGACGGCACGGTGAACGCGCAGCCCGAGTTTGGCAAGGTCCCTCCCGCGATGTCTGCTGCGCCTACCGCGACACACCTGCCGAGCGAGGGTGAGGCCGCGCGTGTggacgctgcgcccgtCCCTGCAATTGAAACTGCGAACCTCTATACGAATGAGCGTACGGCCGAGGTGAACCAGGTTGGTTCGTCCTACCACAGTCACATGGGTATCTGTTAA
- a CDS encoding uncharacterized protein (EggNog:ENOG503NYN8; COG:O; antiSMASH:Cluster_1; MEROPS:MER0015682), with protein MPVCAPTHTESICAIPNVGVQLETHRGLPSVPQFSRTEHTFLPRDTILDFFMLEAIQRYQIMDYAAIATRTPGHPESEMLRVVFPHLRPPASLYIQTYQKLHDAVLRHAPSPTHARVDASKICISGSSSGGLTVLRALCDYPSVFCAGFSAYGVCDLTTLADISHKFEHFYIENLLGGTSDDIPHIYRARSPYYTASRIKTPVLLCQGSEDKVVPPQQSRRMAEAIKENGGAVIYLEFPGEGHGMFYF; from the coding sequence ATGCCGGTATGTGCTCCCACTCACACAGAATCCATCTGTGCCATTCCTAATGTGGGCGTCCAGCTCGAGACACACCGTGGCCTACCCAGTGTGCCGCAATTTTCACGCACAGAGCACACCTTTCTTCCCCGCGATACGATCCTCGACTTTTTCATGCTGGAAGCGATCCAACGCTACCAAATCATGGATTATGCTGCGATTGCTACACGTACGCCCGGGCATCCCGAGAGCGAGATGCTGCGCGTAGTTTTCCCTCACCTGCGTCCCCCCGCTTCGCTGTACATTCAAACTTACCAAAAGTTACACGATGCGGTGTTACGCCACGCTCCCTCTCCTACACATGCGCGTGTCGATGCAAGCAAGATTTGTATCAGTGGAAGTTCGTCTGGCGGCCTCACCGTGCTCCGTGCACTCTGCGATTATCCATCCGTGTTCTGTGCGGGGTTCAGTGCCTATGGCGTATGTGACCTTACGACACTTGCCGACATTTCGCACAAGTTTGAGCATTTCTATATCGAGAATCTGCTTGGTGGAACTTCTGACGACATACCCCATATTTACCGCGCACGCAGCCCCTACTATACGGCGAGCCGTATCAAGACGCCTGTGCTGCTGTGCCAAGGCAGCGAAGACAAGGTCGTCCCCCCCCAACAGAGCCGGCGTATGGCTGAGGCTATCAAGGAAAATGGCGGTGCAGTAATCTATCTCGAGTTTCCCGGTGAAGGACACGGTATGTTCTATTTCTGA
- a CDS encoding uncharacterized protein (EggNog:ENOG503NY0E; COG:S) — protein MEELDAGTSGWALLTPGGGSTPDGSHVSMDDALRQFSVASSEARLAFLEALLPQCSVRELSHLEALITPQLKVDFLQRFPMEVALQVLSYMDEPLALTRAAAVSKTWYRLANDEHIWGTMCVRHAYNTQAKLRWMLSSLLPLPSARPEPMAEEPPRLARRRSFFQLLTPSEGEGTYANECISLKEYFQLAYLTERNWLHSGHMLTQYASTDLADADPDPNRRLALTCCAMDANYIVVGMTTRTVYVFSARTGELIRTLNGHESGVWCLMLVSGSQTTPPALPGIKAADGMLRAFCDPTPSAQLSLSNDAHHGLSLLDAAEAAHLSTSGRDAAIGRTRGWGLTDTRLVSAGSDRFLRVWNMASGECEHVLRGHTSTIRCVQVLEGRPVAVTGSRDGTLRVWDIEQGHLMHVLAGHQHSVRCLDTAGNRVASGSYDFTCRIWDVDTGKCLHVLKGHHLQIYAIAFDGRYVVAGSSDSTVRVWDAESGVCLAVFQGYTHVVAQLQLHNDVLASGSGDGRVIVFSLKTFECLYRLCAHDSSVSTLQINDKFLVTGGADGLVKLWDAKTGRYLRQLCEPCETVCV, from the exons ATGGAGGAGTTGGACGCTGGGACGTCCGGGTGGGCGTTGCTGACGCCTGGCGGTGGCAGCACGCCTGACGGGAGTCATGTATCGATGGatgatgcgctgcgccagttTTCCGTagcgtcgagcgaggcgcgtctcgcgttcctcgaggcgctcctgccgcagtgcagcgtgcgcgagctgtcgcacctcgaggcgctcatTACGCCCCAGCTCAAGGTCGACTTTTTGCAGCGTTTCCCGATGGAagtcgcgctgcaggtgcTGAGCTATATggacgagccgctcgcgctgacgcgcgcggcggcggtgagCAAGACGTGGTACCGCCTCGCGAACGACGAGCACATTTGGGGCACTATGTGCGTGCGCCACGCATACAATACCCAGGCGAAGCTGCGCTGGATGCTTTCTTCGCTGCTccccttgccgagcgcgcgccccgAGCCGATGGCCGAAGAGCCGCcccgcctcgcgcggcggcgctcatTTTTCCAGCTGCTCACGCCCAGCGAAGGCGAAGGGACGTACGCGAACGAGTGCATTTCCTTAAAAGAGTACTTCCAGCTCGCCTACCTTACCGAGCGCAACTGGCTGCACTCCGGACATATGTTAACGCAGTACGCGTCGACGGATctggccgacgccgatcCCGACCCCAACCGCCGCCTCGCACTGACGTGTTGCGCAATGGACGCCAACTACATTGTGGTCGGTAtgacgacgcgcaccgtgtACGTCTTTTCGGCACGCACCGGCGAGCTGATCCGCACGCTCAACGGCCACGAAAGCGGCGTGTGGTGCCTGATGCTCGTGTCCGGCAGCCAGACGACCCCCCCAGCGCTGCCTGGCATCAAAGCCGCGGACGGGATGCTGCGTGCCTTTTGCGAccccacgccgagcgcgcaaCTTTCCTTGTCGAACGACGCGCACCACGGCCTGTCGCttctcgacgccgccgaggccgcgcacctCAGCACGagcgggcgcgacgcggcgatcgggcgcacgcgcggctgGGGCCTGACCGATACGCGCCTCGTCAGCGCGGGCTCCGACCGTTTCCTGCGCGTGTGGAACAtggcgagcggcgagtGCGAGCACGTGTTGCGGGGGCACACGTCGACCATCCGCTGTGTGCAGGTCCTCGAAGGGCGCCCCGTCGCGGTGACAGgctcgcgcgacggcacgctgcgtgtgTGGGACATTGAGCAAGGCCACCTGATGCATGTGCTGGCCGGCCACCAGCACTCGGTGCGGTGCCTCGACACGGCTGGCAaccgcgtcgcgagcggGAGCTACGACTTTACGTGTCGCATCTGGGACGTGGACACTGGCAAATGTCTGCACGTCCTCAAAGGGCACCACCTCCAGATCTATGCGATTGCCTTTGACGGGCGGTACGTCGTCGCGGgcagcagcgactcgaCGGTGCGTGTGTGGGACGCCGAGAGTGGCGTGTGCCTCGCCGTGTTCCAGGGCTAcacgcacgtcgtcgcgcaaCTCCAGCTGCACAACGACGTGCTTGCGTCTGGCAGCGGCGATGGCCGCGTGATTGTCTTTTCGCTCAAGACGTTCGAGTGTCTGTACCGGCTGTGTGCGCACGACAGCAGCGTATCGACGCTGCAGATCAACGACAAGTTCCTCGTAACCGGTGGTGCAGACGGCCTCGTGAAGCTATGGGATGCCAAGACCGGCCGCTACCTCCGCCAGCTCTGCGAGCCGTGTGAAACGGTATG TGTGTGA
- the CDC55 gene encoding protein phosphatase 2A regulatory subunit cdc55 (EggNog:ENOG503NWEP; antiSMASH:Cluster_1; COG:T; BUSCO:EOG09261MG9), producing MERDNATAGSPSVPWRFAQCFGDKGDVDDITEADIISTVEFDPTGDYLATGDKGGRVVMFERNDGANGKKQGCEYRFHTEFQSHEPEFDYLKSLEIEEKINQICWCRRQNAAHLLLSTNDKTIKLWKVFDKPLNAVAEGSLATGEDPAAMLMSSQTMGENKSDGTLHPSLLKLGAPGAGLTPRLSAAQSRLLRLPRLVYHDTIVAAVPRKIYANAHAYHINSLSVNSDGETYISADDLRINLWNLGISDKSFNIVDIKPVNMEELTEVITAAQFHPTHCNELVYSSSKGTIKLADMRESALCDRHAKLFEEEEDPATKSFFSEIISSISDVRFSHDGRYIMSRDYLTLKVWDVNMESRPLATIPIHDYLRPKLCDLYENDCIFDKFEGNWGPTGSTVLTGSYSNYFHLIDWERDSSVVLQADKSAFKSKKLASMNKGPSRTAASAGGIGSVNPNNIDFNKKILHASYHPREETIAIAATNNLFIFSANNPSGMPA from the exons ATGGAGCGAGACAATGCGACTGCCGGCTCGCCATCCGTGCCTTGGCGTTTTGCGCAGTGCTTTGGTGACAAGGGCGATGTCGACGACATCACCGAGGCCGACATCATCTCGACCGTTGAGTTCGATCCGACTGGCGATTACCTCGCCACCGGTGACAAGGGCGGTCGTGTGGTGATGTTCGAGCGCAACGATGGTGCGAATGGCAAGAAGCAAGGGTGCGAGTACCGCTTCCACACCGAGTTCCAGTCGCACGAGCCCGAGTTCGACTACCTGAAGTCGCTCGAGATTGAAGAGAAAATCAACCAGATCTGCTGGTGCCGGAGGCAGAATGCTGCGCATCTCTTGCTGAGCACAAATG ATAAAACCATCAAGCTCTGGAAAGTGTTTGATAAGCCCCTGAATGCGGTCGCAGAGGGCAGCCTGGCCACTGGCGAGGACCCTGCAGCGATGCTCATGTCGAGCCAGACGATGGGCGAGAACAAGAgcgacggcacgctgcaTCCTAGCCTGCTCAAGCtcggcgctccaggcgctggcCTCACGCCGAGACTCTCTGCGGCCCAGTCGCGCCTTTTGCGACTCCCCCGCCTTGTGTACCACGACACGATCGTTGCTGCGGTCCCGCGCAAGATCTACGCAAACGCACATGCCTACCACATCAACTCGCTGTCGGTCAACTCGGATGGCGAGACGTACATCAGTGCTGATGATCTCCGCATTAACCTGTGGAACCTGGGTATCAGCGACAAGAGCTTTA ACATTGTCGATATCAAGCCTGTGAATATGGAGGAGCTGACCGAGGTGATTACTGCTGCGCAGTTCCATCCCACGCACTGCAACGAGCTGGTGTACAGCAGCTCGAAAGGCACCATCAAGCTCGCAGACATGCGTGAATCGGCGCTGTGTGATCGCCATGCCAAGT TGTTTGAGGAAGAAGAGGACCCCGCGACCAAGTCGTTCTTCTCCGAGATTATTAGCAGCATCTCGGACGTGCGCTTCAGCCACGACGGTCGGTACATCATGTCGCGCGACTATTTGACGTTGAAAGTGTGGGATGTGAACATGGAGAGCCGCCCCCTCGCTACAATCCCTATCCACGACTACCTGCGCCCGAAGCTGTGCGACTTATACGAAAACGACTGCATCTTTGACAAGTTCGAAGGCAACTGGGGCCCCACCGGCTCGACAGTGCTCACCGGAAGCTACAGCAACTACTTCCACCTGATCGACTGGGAACGTGACTCGAGCGTGGTGCTGCAAGCCGATAAGTCCGCGTTCAAGTCAAAGAAGCTCGCATCGATGAACAAGGGTCCTAGTCGCACGGCCGCGTCTGCGGGTGGGATTGGCTCGGTCAACCCGAACAACATCGACTTCAACAAAAAGATTCTGCACGCCAGCTACCACCCCCGGGAGGAGACGATTGCCATCGCGGCAACCAACAATCTGTTCATCTTTTCGGCGAACAACCCATCAGGCATGCCTGCGTGA